The DNA region tattataatttaataaatttgattaataattcatttataatcaagattataaaaaaaatgataacatgaatagttaatattattctaaaatttattattaacaataacatgaatagattaaatatttttattttgctttaaataattttgtatgaattattaattattcatgTTATCATTAATAATGACTTCTAAAGTAATATTAATTACGAATGTTAtcattgttttaaataattttgattataaatgaattattaatgagttttgtaaaaaaaaaatcaaagtgaataatatttcaataattatgagGACCATAAATTTTTTGGTTTGTCTATAACACCAAAAATCATAGGACCAACCTTACTAATCATAATAAAGCAAATCAGAGccataaaggaaaagaaaaagagagtaaAAACAACTAAGATATGAACTagaatcaaattagacacatAAAGTAAAAGTCACGAAATATTTAAACAAAGCACAAATCAAATCAAGTGTATACCTTCTTCTGGATCTTTGCACAATGAGAAATCCAACAACAAGAAGCACAATGAGCAAGAAGCCAACAAAACCCtaacaaatttaaaacaaaataaatgaaatcaaacaaccaaattaaaaacaaaacacaagataacaaaatgaaaaatgaaatccTAAATAATGAAGATGAGGTACCAACCTTGTATGAAGCACTAAAAGAGTTATGGCTTTGAATCAAGAGAGGATGAGCTTTGCTATCATGTGAGAAATCGAGAGCAAGGGTTTCAAAGTTGCAAAGGAGCAAGAGTAAGGAAGGAGTGAGTCAAGCTTGCACAGAGAGAAAAGAGTGGGTTGttagaaaagaaattgaaatctaACAACAATAAAGCACAAAGAGCAAAATGCCAACAAAACTCAATTAaatcaaaaatgaaatttttaaaatcaaacaaccaaataaaaaaaacaaaacaaaaaatgaaacccTAGATAATAAAGATGGGAGACCAACCTAAAAGAGTTATTGCTCTAAATCAAGAAAGAATAAGCATCCTCACCATCACGAAAGAGCGAGATGCGAGGGTTTCAAAATCGCAAGGAATAAGGGTGAGGAAGGAATAGGTTAAGCTTGCATAGAGAAAAATGAGTGAGTCGctagaaaagaaattgaaatccaacaacaaaaaatataatgagcAAGAAGTAGATAAAACCTTatcacataaaaaatgaaatcaatgaAATCAAAcgaccaaataaaaaaataaaacacaaattaacaaaataaaaaatgaaaccctAGATAACCTTGTATGAAGCACTAAGAGAGTGATTGCTCTGAATCAAGAGAGAACGAGTGTGGTCGTCATCATGAAAGAGAGCTAGAGTTTTAAAGTCACAAGGAAGTGAGTGTGACGGCAGAACAAGTCAAGCTTTCATAGAAAAAGAGTACCGAGTCactagaaaaagaattaaaattctttagttTTAGTAGGATTTCAATTCTATCATTTTTGTTAACTAAATAAAGTTCCTTATTAAAATGTTACAAAttccatttttgtttaaattctttatctaaGCGTGTAATTTAACCACATggtattttaaattcattaaataaatgaattgatCCATAAAAATGGCATGTCCAAACTCATGGTTTAGTTAATATACCATTGAGAATGTCCAAACTCATGGTTTAGTTAATATACCATTGAGAATCAACTAATGTAGGGTTATCTCACTTCATTGATGGTCCTAGGTTGGAGTCCAAACACATTGTGTAGGTAGCTGAAATTGAGgattttagttttcttaaaaaagttttttttccccAAATATATGCTTTGGATCATCAACCTAAATttggtacttttttttttaaaaaaaaaacagtggtTTTTCAACAATCTAAAATTTAaagcttatatttttttttcaatttttttcctaaaaaatgtTATCCCTAAATTACTCCTATTTTTTTCAACAACTTTTTTCCCTTCCAACTTGATACcccttttttaataatttattatgtaaaaccTAATATTTTGGGCTAtatccaaacaaaataaatcttataataactttcaaacaaatttgtaacttattcaTACAATTAAGTATAACAACAATCAATTATAATGCACTCCAACTGAAAAGTGATGAGCATATGTCTATTCGAAAAAATTAGTGGGAAgttgaaaattaattgataatagaaaatttttaagctaacttattaaataattaatgttcgATAAAACTAATTGTTgaagtagttaaaaaatataaaatgacatttaaaaaaaatagtaacaaaattaaataaatatttcaagcattaaaacaaaataaaatatgaaaagttaaaagtcaatgttttaatgttttaaaaaatactatttcatatagcatttcaaaaaacactaaagataactttaaaaaattatttatcaatcagTCAAATAAGTtttcaactaataaataaagttaaaaggCAACTGAAATAACCTACTGAACATAACATATATTAGCAAATCCCACAAAATAATCAttgaaattattgaaataatctAATTTTCACACCCGCATTAAATGCAAAGCGAAATTGATCTCACAAATAAATGAGAGGATAACATGAAGATAGGGATGTGCAAAAACCAGATCAATTTGGTCCAAaactatttaaattgatttggttTTAGATACGAATAGCcgaactattttaaaaaatcaatttcaaatcaaattgattttaaaaattgatttgattaaccAAAATgggtttgaataatttttaaactaatttaagaattaaaccagtttcaaacttatttttgaactacttttttgtaaaaaaatgatttttctgaaaatcaattcaattaattaaatccaTTTTGTATAAACAATTTAGTTAACCAAACAACTTTCGTACAAAAATGCAATTTTATTCCAAACCAATTAGGATTAAAACCAGTTCAGTTTAGGCTTGATTACAAACCGGTTTGGTCCAACCGTTTTTTTTAATACCCCTACACAAGGGGCCACCAATTGCTAATAATTTTTCACAGGTACTCTATGATCCCCAACAGAAATCCTCTAATACACAAGTCCAAATGTAATATACTTTATGTTGAGAGGTCTCTCGTGGTAGAAATCCATAGTTAAATACAGTAGAATCAAGGGTAACTGTGAATGCATTTGAAACATGTTTATCACGTTCTCCAATGCATCCTTGACCCATCTCTTGTGATCGAATACTAACCCAAGTTAGTGAGTGAACTGGCACAATAAAAGCATCCACAAAGTAAATTTACCATGCCATTATTATCTTCACAACCGTCAAACATTCTGCAACCTCTCAATACAAATGGCATAAGATGACTTGAATCCCTTGTTTTGGGTTTTAGACATCTActgagaatgcaattaccggaAATTATTCCAGTTTAGTGACTTTGTTTTGAGGTAAGGGATCGATGTAAGTTTCAACTGAGAACAACAAAGAACAGAGAGGTTTGGACCACCTGTGTGAGAGACAACAAAGAACAGAGATTGACAAACTGAGAGAGGATTGAGATTGATAGAAAACAATGAGCACAAATCAGGTAAAACACTATTCAGTATTCACTATGGTTGTCGATTGCACAGTTCAACCTATGCTCGTTGCAGAAGCCCAACTTGTGGAAGACTACCGATTCCAGCATTTTTAAGATTCCCGGCAATCCCTCACAGGATCAGAAGGTATCGTGAAACTTGTGGGATCAGACATACCTACAAGTAAACACTAAACATGTGATTTAGACAACCTAGGCAAGGCGAATCATTCCAAGCCAACCAAATCTGGAAGTAAGACATTCCAGGCATACCATCATATAGAAGTTGGAAAAACAGTAATCAGAAAATAAATTCAAGTCAAATGAGGAATTATATGCAGAAACATCAGAAGAACTGAGAAGGTAGGAAATTAGAGACCAAATGGAAGTCTGATGTCATCCTGCTTGTGAGGAAATTAGAAACATTACCTAATTTCTcaaaaaatagggaaaatgcAATTATCTCTGCACCCAGATTTTCTTAGCTTGTGAGCAGAACAACTTCATTGTTTATagaacctgcaaaacagaagtcCAGTAGCTGTAGAAAGCAGGACTAAAAAATGAATCCCATCTTGCTCTCCAAGGGCATAGCTGATTCTGGGAAGTGGCAGATCTTAGAATCTCAGTCAGTATAACAAGCAAACACTGCAAATGCCCAGCACAGCACAAGACTTAGGCTAAAGAGCAGATATAATGCCAGGTGGCTGGTGGTTGTATTGTCAGCACTTAGCAGGATAGACTGATGATGGCAGTTCTTGGTACGGGATGGATTCAGCATCAGGTGTATTCAACATGGCAAAACAGGATTTGAAAAgcaaaattaaagagaaatcCAAAGATTCAAAATCCTGTAAAGTCGAGAAAAGTTTGATTGAAAACTACAGTTCAGTTCCAACTTCTCACTGTTACATTATTCGAAAGAATTgagttaaatataaaaaacataaatggaGACCTTGATAGGAGTAGACtgataacaatattaaaaaagtaaaataaaaaacaagtgaTGAGTGTCATAACAAATCTCTGATCCAAAACCAAAAGAATGTTGGAGTCAGTCAGAAGACTCAGCACAGGAGTTGCAAATTTGGatttgaaataaagaacaattcaTGAATTCTCTTCCTCATAAGATAACTTGTtacaaccaaaaccaaaacaacAAGGAGTAATACCTGTCTCACCTCTAAAAcacaagaaaatgaagagaGAACAAACTATGTGGATACAGTAGTTTTTCTCTTTCCTCCTCTCTTTGGAGGACCTCCATCTGTTCCCTTGATCATTCTTGACAAAACATCTGCTTGCTTTGTGTTCCCCTCCTGATTAAGACTCTTGATCAGCTCATCACGGCTGCTCCAATCTGTTGATCCTCCTTTCTCCAGAATTTTACATAAAATGGAATAAGCATTGAGTGTCTTCCCTGCTGCTAAGAGAGCATCTAAAACCTTATCATAGATTGAAAAATCTATGATACAGTCTCTTTCAAGAACAAAATCTAACAGTTTGAGAGCAGCAATTGTCTTTTCTTTCTCACAAAGAACAGATAAAAGATGGTCAAAATCAGGCTCACACCCATTAAGCATAAGCAAATGAATTCGTCCCAGAGCTTCTTCCACATGACCCCTCATGAGAAGGGCCTCCAATACCTTCGAAACCAAGTCCGTATTCTCCTTCACCCCCTTCTCCACCATACTCTTCATTACTCTGCTAGCAGTTTGAACCCTGCCATCATCAAACAAACTCTCCATAACTGACCTATAAAGCGATGATTCCGGTAGATGCCCACTCTCAAGCATGCCGTCCAAAGCTGTTTTAGCATCAGCCGGCTCCCCTTTTCTCAAGTAACTCTCAATAAGCAACCTGTAGGAATCCGCATCTCTAGCAACCCCTCTCCTCCCCATGATCTTTATAATCTCAATGGCAGAATCAGGGTTGCCTTCCTTCGAGTGCCCAcatatcaaattattaaaagaaaccGAATCCTGCACACCCTTTTTCATCAACTGGCGGAAAAAAGTCTCTGCCTTACCAGTCCGCCCATGCTCACACAAATACCCAATCATCAAATTATAAGCACTAGGCTCCATCTCAAAAAGCTCTGTCTCATAAGCATTCTTCTGCCGCAACACAATCTCCTTCTCAATCATCTTGTCCAACAACTTCTCCGCCTTGTCATACAAATTTGCCTTGCAAAAATTCTCAATCAGCACCCCATAGTGCCCAGCCTCGGTCGGAATGCTCAGCCTAATCATCGCCTTCAGCACATCCCCAGCCGCATCCAAGTCCCCAGCCTTACACTGGTAACTCATCAACTTCATAAACACAGCATTATCCTTTGGTGCAATGTACCTCTCCACCATCTCCCCTAACACATCCCTCGCCTCCGCCATCTTCTCGGCGTCACACAGCCCCGGCAACAGTGTGGAGAAAGTCACCGCATTCGGCTTAACCCCACAGCCCTTCATCTCCTCAAAAACCTTCAAAGCATCATCAATCTGCCCCGCCGCAACATACCCCTTCAACATGGTGGTGAAACTAATCACATTGGGAACAATATCCCTCCCCTTCATCTCCACAAACAACTTTTCAGCCTCCTCCACCTTCTTAAACCGAAAATAACCATTAATCAAAGTGTTATAAGTCACAACATCAGGCAAAATGCCCCTACTCTTCATATCCTCGTAAAACCTAACAGCAGTGTCCAATCTCAACGACAGAAACATACCCCAAAGCAGAATGTTATAAGTGTGGCGCGTGGGCTCCACGCTCTCATTCAACATGGCATTATAGTACCTCTTCGCCATCATGTAGCGTCCGCGTCGGAGAATGACCTTGAAAAGCGCGTCGTAGGATTTCACGGTGCGGTCCACGCCGAGCTCCTTCATTTTCTTGAAAAGCTTGACGGACTCCTGCACGATCCCGGCGCGGCCGTAGCTTTCGATGAGGGAGACGAAGGCGTCCTCGGTGACGGTGGCGCGTGACGCGCCGCCGCGAGTGTCGTCGAAGAGGATGCAGCGAGCGTGGTTGAGCTTGGAGTATCGACCGAGGATTTGGACGATCTTGAGGGTGGTTTCCGGGGTGTGGGTGAAGAGGCCGGCGCGCTCGACCCAGCGGTAGAACTGAAGCGCGTGTTCCGGCGAGGCGGCGCCGTGGAGGACGTTGTAGACGAGGGAGGGGTCGAATTCCGGGACGAGGGAGCGGATCGAGTTTTGGAGGCGCGTGGTCCATGCGCGGTTGGACATCATCTTGCAGATGGTGAGTTCGAGATTGTTCTCGCGAGGGGGAATGATTGGTGGGGGTTGGGGCTGCGGGGAGAGCGGAGAGGGGTGGTCGGTTTCGGAGAGAGCTTCGGCGGTGGAGAAGGCGGAGAGAGGGTTTGGATGGAGAGTGGGTGTCCATCGGAGAAGCTTGGAATTGGAAAGCAGAGCCATGGGATTGGAGGGGTTGTGGTGTGTTAAGAAACTAGGGTTTAAGAGTTCAGTAGCTGAAAGCCTCAAACtaacacttgttttttttttttttcacacttttttgtttattctaatataaatatgtcttgaatatatttttagttttaataatttaatttttttgtgaagttgtttttttattaggattgaaattgaaaaaaagtgatatattaaagagataaaaatatatttaagtatgtgaataataaaactaaaatattttaagttcaagaagaaaaataaatcctaggttgattttactttttactaaaatattttaagtttaagaagaaaaataaatcctcggttgattttactttttagtttaattggaccataacttttaatttcaaaaaataaaaaaattatttttaatttaaagtttgtAGTCAAATAAGATCAACTAGATCTTGAtaaaaaattttttttaaagatgatCGATATTAATTCATTGACAAGTGCACTAATAAATTATCATGACTAATAAAGCAAAATGGAAGATAACAAATTCAAGTCTATAGGGAcattgtttgtacttagataagtataatttcaatttaccaagagataaaaaatctaaaataaaagataacagatttaaagatataaaagtaaaagataaaatagataaaagatgTTAAGGTAAAAGATAAGGAAagtagaagataaaaataatgatgatatGTTTGAATGCTTAAAGataattcataatttaaaatatattggagTGTAACATGCCTACCTACCTTAAGgtgtttctctatttaatgttattttactttctaCATATTTATTAACATACTCAATCCTGATCCCATTACGGTGAAACTAATCTATCTATTCTCTCTCGAATCCCTTTGCATGAAGTTTGGAGATGTATgcatacacaaaacaaaatcactTTATCCTTAACAATGAGTTGTTTATATGTCTTTTCCCAagttctttaaaaattaaataattcccAATGCCTAATACCTAAACAGATGCATGATTGATTCGGTCATACAGTAACAATAAAGCACatgaaagaaacaataaaaattggcattgcattaaatagataataaggAAAGATTACATTATAAGGAAATTTGTCTACTAAGCTCCCAACAATGGAGGTTTAGTCTTGTCAGACTTTATACTTTAGGGGATGACGTTGATAGAAGGAGAGGGATGGATAAAGGTGGAGAAGAAGATAATGAACATAGAAAAGTTTCTCCTACTAGAGATAGTGAGACTTGGGATGTATTCATTTGGTGTGTCTTTCCCATTTGCTTactactccttttataggcgATAACTTAAAATTCACGCGaccttgcgctaagcgagctttCTGGGCTTAATGAATATGGCTGTGATCATGTGATTAGCGTTGCGATTTACCCTAAGCGCGCCTTTGACCTTCTTCATGGATCTTTTCCGCGTGCTAAACTTAAATTGACTATTATCTCACtcttcaactttttcttcaatgtaagtttttgcttaatttttttctaaagcacttgtaattttcttattttgaatcctgataaaaaattaacatgatattaaattcttcattattttattaaaaaataaaagtaaaggaaaagaattctaatcatttttaatcaaaattgagtatcaattaaactcaaattttacGGTTATCAACCACattatctttttagtaaaaacaaCATTCACTTCTTTTCAAGTAACTTCTAAACTGATCTTAAGTTCAGTAGTCTTTGATTTGTAGAGTCTGTCTTTATCTAATTGTTCAACATGGACTCCAGGAagcaaatatgaaaaacaagTAATAAGTTGGAGAGATTTACAAGAGGTTAAGAGCATACCACTCTCGAATGAGATTAAAAAAACTCTCTTAGATTCACCCGAAGTGTAGATCTCTAATAGGAGCCTTGAaatgtgaaatttattaaaaatgccTATCTGAAATTTAGCTGCATTCTGCTTGTTGCTAGCTCTTGATTCCCTTTTGTACACTAACAACATCTTGAGTACTAGAGTATTATTCCCTTCCCTTTTAATTCTGAAAAATTAAGAAGAGtaccaaaataataatgaaaccgTTTTATCTACACCACTcctatatcatttttttctaaaacaataaaaatgtaaagaatGTATCACTGTACAAATAAACAAATTCCTACTGGTgaaatatataaactaaaaaataacgcTTTCTCATGAACACTGTCATTGTTTAAGTTCAAGCAATGGTCCTACGCAAAAAGAGAAATGAACAATATTTCATACTCTTAGTTCACACcccatttatatttatatccgCATAAAGTAATGGATTATATTACAAAATGATGTAACAACATTCATGTGCGTGATGCAAAATTAAGAGACGCAAACGAAGAtggaaattaataataaaaaagaggattatgaaaaaaaaaatcagttaatTCAGGACCAAAAGAGTTGATCACGAGGTAGATTTCTGCCAAAACTTCAAGTGGAGAGATCTCTCTTCCAGAACCCTTTCTATATCCTCCATTCGAACTCCATATAGCACGAAATCAAGTACAAAGATAATGTCTTCTAAACTAATTATTCCAAAAACCATGAATGTGTATGCAGTCCCAATAGCTTCAGTTACGGATAAGAAGGACCGGGAAACAATGAGGTTAGAGACCCAAATTGCTGTGGATGCCATTCCTCCACATACTCCTCTAAACCTTACAGGGTATATATCTCAGagttgataacatatggaacaGTTCTCATTCCAGGTGAGAAGAACAAGATGTAGAGTGCTAGGCCTATCATTGCAACAAATCCAGTTTTACTAGGACACCCTTTGGAGTACCAATCCCTGTGTTGTGAAGTACAATGATTCTCTGATTTGTCATAGTCCCAACATGTCCCAGGTTTTAGCTGTGTACAACAGTTGATACAAGAGTAAGTAAGAACTAACATGAATCAATATCATTAAAATCTTCTGATATTTAAAGAATGacatgaaaaacattttttttatcgagTAATGAAATTTGTATAGGTGTGAATTCTCCACTTCTCTGTAAATGTGGTTAATTTTACTTCACAGTAAAATAAATGTGATTGTATATTGTAATACTAACAGTGTTGTGAGGTTATTGAAATGTTTCAAGTAAGTCAATTTTACTTCAAAAAGTGATTAGTTGTAAATAAATGTgtacaaaattattaatatgcACTTGTGGCACTAATACTTAAATATgtttcacaagtaatttttttatccattagaATCGGAGATAGGATCAATcaatttacaataattcatgCAACATGCTTAACTAATTGAACTAATGTTTCACGGTGATTAATAGTGTTAAAAAAGTATTGGAATGTTTAATAATGATTAACATTTTCGATTCTTCTAATAATATGTTAGGATATCATTGAATAATGGAACAAATTCAAACATTCTTTTATTCACCTTATCTGAGGTAGCACAGAAGCCACATTTTTTAGAACCTTTAAGGCAAGTCATGAAATCCCATTGATCGTGGTTGGTAGCTGCAGTGAAGAGGAAATCTCGGAATGGCGAAAAACGACAGTAAGAAGAACAAGGGATGCCAAAACTCCAACCAAACTAATAAGAGCAAGCTTCTTTCTCCCAGTCTTATCAACTAAGTATATGCTCAGAATGGAACCAAATGCATTTACCCCTGCTGTGATGAGTGACAGAAGCATTGCTACCTGATTGGAGGCAAAACCAGATAACTGAACTATGGTGGGGCTGTAGTACATGACTGTGTTGATGCCCACAAACTGTTGGAAAATGGCTATGCCCATCCCAGCATATAAACCTCTCCTCACACTtgtgattttgagcatttttACCAGGCTCACCTTACCTCCAGTTTCTACTTCCTTGATTTCCATTTCAGTTGATTCCCTCAAATTTTGAATCTAAGCTTCAACTTCCCCTTCTGGGTAAATCTTTCGCAAAATTTGTATACCTTCTTCTTGCTTTCCCTGTTACACGTTCAAGAAGCAACCCTTAGTgagacatgaaaaaaaaagaaaaaggaatacCACTAATATTGTGTATCTTagaaatgattatgatgaatgATCACTATgacaaaacttatatatataagagcCTTAAATAACTTCTAGGTTTAGAATATATATTCAGATTTTTGTTGAAtcactaataaattttttcgtTTTTATGAGTcccttatatattaaaaaatgtggcAGCATTCCAACGGCTCGTATATATTGGTTCTATATATAGAATTATCTCATATCATTATAAAGGATTCAATATAGCTTGGTTTTATATGGTATAGTTTATcctttatattaaaaaagttacAACTAACTAATATGTTTgaagcttaaatatatttttggtttttagatttttttttaatttttggtatttgtaagttaattttaatttctataaatttgtgttttttttaattttagttcatgtaagatattttatttatttatagtttatgtaagtttggatttttttttaattttag from Glycine soja cultivar W05 chromosome 8, ASM419377v2, whole genome shotgun sequence includes:
- the LOC114421576 gene encoding pentatricopeptide repeat-containing protein At2g37230-like; the protein is MALLSNSKLLRWTPTLHPNPLSAFSTAEALSETDHPSPLSPQPQPPPIIPPRENNLELTICKMMSNRAWTTRLQNSIRSLVPEFDPSLVYNVLHGAASPEHALQFYRWVERAGLFTHTPETTLKIVQILGRYSKLNHARCILFDDTRGGASRATVTEDAFVSLIESYGRAGIVQESVKLFKKMKELGVDRTVKSYDALFKVILRRGRYMMAKRYYNAMLNESVEPTRHTYNILLWGMFLSLRLDTAVRFYEDMKSRGILPDVVTYNTLINGYFRFKKVEEAEKLFVEMKGRDIVPNVISFTTMLKGYVAAGQIDDALKVFEEMKGCGVKPNAVTFSTLLPGLCDAEKMAEARDVLGEMVERYIAPKDNAVFMKLMSYQCKAGDLDAAGDVLKAMIRLSIPTEAGHYGVLIENFCKANLYDKAEKLLDKMIEKEIVLRQKNAYETELFEMEPSAYNLMIGYLCEHGRTGKAETFFRQLMKKGVQDSVSFNNLICGHSKEGNPDSAIEIIKIMGRRGVARDADSYRLLIESYLRKGEPADAKTALDGMLESGHLPESSLYRSVMESLFDDGRVQTASRVMKSMVEKGVKENTDLVSKVLEALLMRGHVEEALGRIHLLMLNGCEPDFDHLLSVLCEKEKTIAALKLLDFVLERDCIIDFSIYDKVLDALLAAGKTLNAYSILCKILEKGGSTDWSSRDELIKSLNQEGNTKQADVLSRMIKGTDGGPPKRGGKRKTTVST